GGTCGTAGGCGCCGTTCATCTCCATCTCCACGCCCAGCGCGGCGAACGCGTGGATGTGGGTGTCGAGGCGGCGGCGGCCGATCACGTCGCCGCCGGGCGGCGGCACGACGGCGCGGCCGAAGCGGCTGAGCAGCGGTCCGGCGAGCAGGAACGACGCGCGGATCTCCCGGCAGAGGTCGGGATCGAGCTCCGTCTTCGTCACCCCCGAGCTGTCCACGCGCACCTCGTTCGGGCCCGTCCAGACGGCGTCCGCGCCGAGGTCGGCGAGCAGCTCCACCATCACCTCCACGTCGCGGATGCGCGGCAGGTTCGACAGGCGCACCTCCTCGGAGGCGAGCAGCGTGGCGGCGAGGATCGGCAGCGCGCCGTTCTTGTTGCCCGAGGCGCGGACGGTCCCGGAGAGCGGGCGGCCGCCCTGGATGACGAACGACTGCATGAGGCGGGCGCTATCGTACCCCTCCGTGCGCGTGACCCGCGACAGAGCCTGGGCGACCCTGACCCGCTACACGACGAGCGAGTCGCTGCTCCGGCACGCGCTGGCCGTGGAGGCGTCGACGCGCTCCTACGCACGCCGCTTCGGCGAGGACGAGGAGCTGTGGGGGTGCACCGCGCTCCTGCACGACTTCGACTACGAGATCCACCCCACGCTCGACCGGCATCCACAGGACGGCGCCCCCATCCTGCGCGAGGAGGGATACCCGGAGGAGCTGATCGAGGCGGTGCTCTCGCACGCGGAGCACGTGGGCATCCCGCGTGACACGCCCCTCAAGAAGACGCTGTTCGCCTGCGACGAGCTGTCGGGGTTCGTGCACGCGTGCGGGCTCGTGCGGCCGACCGGCCTCGAGGGGCTCGAGCCGAAGTCGGTGCGCAAGAAGCTGAAGCAGCCGTCGTTTGCCGCCGGCGTGCACCGGGACGAGGTCTACGCAGGCGCGGAGCTCCTCGGCCTCGAGCTCGACGAGCACATCGCGAACGTCGTCGCGGCACTGCGCCCCGTCGCCGCCGAGCTCGGCCTTGCGGCCGCGTAGGACGTCGCTACGGGCGCCAGCGTAGCGGCGCCGCGTCCGCCGGATACGCGGCCGGGAACGTCGTCGCGCCGGCGGGCGGACGCTCCCAGGGCTGGGCGGAGCGCGCGTACACGTGCCCGGCGAGCTCGAGGCCGGCCGCGTCGTCGAGCGTGCCGACGCCGATCGACACGGTCGGGCGTCCGGGCGCGTCCCAGAACAGGCTCG
This portion of the Gaiella occulta genome encodes:
- a CDS encoding HD domain-containing protein produces the protein MTRDRAWATLTRYTTSESLLRHALAVEASTRSYARRFGEDEELWGCTALLHDFDYEIHPTLDRHPQDGAPILREEGYPEELIEAVLSHAEHVGIPRDTPLKKTLFACDELSGFVHACGLVRPTGLEGLEPKSVRKKLKQPSFAAGVHRDEVYAGAELLGLELDEHIANVVAALRPVAAELGLAAA